In Ascochyta rabiei chromosome 19, complete sequence, the sequence GAGCAGCTCAACCGCCATCCGCAGAACAAGGAAGGCGGGTTCTGGCACCGCAGCCCCATCTACAAAGACCAGATGTGGCTGGACGGCATCTTCATGGCGGACACCTTCTATGCAGCCTGGACCAGCAAGTTCGACGCCGGCAACACCACCGCATGGAACCACATTGTGCGCCAGTTCGACAACATTGAAAAGTACACGCGCAACAAAACCACAGGCCTGCTCGTCCACGGCTACGACGAAAGCAAGAGCAGAGTCTGGGCAGACCCCATCACCGGCGCTGCGCCCAACGTCTGGTCGCGCGCTGTCGGCTGGTACTTGATGGCGCTGCTCGAAGTCATTCCGCTCGTCCCCGCCTCACACCCGGGCCGAGCCAAGCTGAGCACGTACTTGACGACGCTCGCGGCTGCGCTCAAGAAGACGCAGGATCCCGACGGCGGCTGGTGGTTGATTATGAATGAGCCGTATCCTGGCAGGAAAGGCAATTATGTCGAGAGCAGTGGGAGCGCCATGTTTACGTTTGGCTTGCTCAGGGGGATCAGAGACGGCTACTTGAAGGAAGCTGATTACCTCGCTCCGGCGAAGAAGGGGTATGAGTTGCTGACGAAGAAgtttgttaagaagaaggcggACGGTACGGTGGACTGGCTTGGCACTGTCGAGGTTGGATCGCTGAATAGCAATGGGACGTATGAGGTGAGTTTGCACGAGTCATGTCTATAGGTAGCTGGGTGTTTGCTGACTTTGCATAGTACTATGTTGGTGTGCCGCTTGCTGTGAATGACTACAAGGGCGTGGGTCCGTTCATGTTGGCGAGTTACGAGATGGAGACTTGGAAGTAGACAGTTGTTGGATGGGATTAGGGCATATAACGGCTGCCACTACGCCGTACAACCAGACGGTTCGTGTGCGTTACTATTGCGTCTGACGCTCGGTCTCCATCGCATCTGCCTCAGCGTTCCATGCCCTCTTTGTAATCATTGCACAGTCTCCCCTCTCTCCAGACTCCCCTAAGATTCAACGTGTCGTCAATATTCTTCAACGGATTCCCCTCAACAAGCACCAGATCCGCATTCAACCCCTCTGCCAGACGCCCTCTATCACTGAAGCCAAACCGCTTCGCAACCAAACTAGTCGCGCTCGTAAGCGCCTCGACAGGCGTCATGCCCACCTCGTTCACAAACAAACTCAACTCGTGATGCATCGACAGTCCGAACGCAGTTCCCTTGGCCGGCCCCGCGGCATCAGAGCCACAGAGGATATCGACGCCAGCAGCGCGCAGCGCCCTGACGCTCTCGTACGCGTACGAGACCTTGCCGTGCTGGGCAGCGAACGCCATGCACTGGCACATGTTCCCTCTCTTGTCTTGACTGATGAGCTGCTGCACGCGGGGATCGTGCGCGAAGAGGTGCTGCAGGTCTTTGCCTTCGGTCGTGAGACTGCCCATGGCGGCGAGCGTGGGGTTGCACCATGCGTTGTTCTGCTTGTATGCGTCCAGTACGGCTTGAGTGGGCGGCTGGTCGCAGAAGGTGTGCGTTAGCCCGTTGACACCGGCGTTCAGCACGTCGAGTGTATCTTGTAGAGACGTGGCGTGAGCGACGGTTAGATAGCCGCGCTTTTGTGACTCCGTGACGATGGTGCGCTGGAGCTCTAGGGAAGGGTAGGAGAATGTGGCACCCATCGTCGTGCCGGACTCGTGCATTAGTTTGATGTAGTTGGGCTTCATCTCTCGACTTGTCCACTCTAGGTACTGCACCACGCTCTCCCTGTCCGTTAGTTTGGGCCATTTTGCTATCTCTGCTACCGTCTCGGGACTCTTATCGTGCGCCAAAATGACTGGAATTGGCCATCCGTTCTCGATAGTCGCCGCTTGGCCCGCACTCTTGTAGGACGCCGTGTCTGGTTGCTGAGTTTGCTTCTGAAGTTTGAGCACGTTGGGCAGCTCGTTGTGCATCTCGCATACTGTCGTTACACCGAAGCGGAGGGATTGCGGGAGTGCTTCGGGATCGGCTCTGTCGGCATGGATGTGGCAGTCTATGAGACCGGGAAGGAGGGTGTGGCCTGGTTTGGAATAGGTTCTGATGGGGTTCTCTAGTTGTGGTATGCTTGAGGTTGGCCCAACTGATTTGATCTTGCCGTTGGAGACCAGAATATAGCCTTCTTCTACTGTGGAATCTCCAGTGAATATGCGGACATCGCGAAGCAAAA encodes:
- a CDS encoding Unsaturated rhamnogalacturonyl hydrolase codes for the protein MKHSWLFVSAATAAAVANPSYLTIAADSSIRHGVRQTFGYTQATLYEGFEAAIQLTKNQTLVDWYQGQIDNVVVRSDGTIANWNYTHYSLDDYRIGNNFLWWYERTGEEKYKTAAKTIREQLNRHPQNKEGGFWHRSPIYKDQMWLDGIFMADTFYAAWTSKFDAGNTTAWNHIVRQFDNIEKYTRNKTTGLLVHGYDESKSRVWADPITGAAPNVWSRAVGWYLMALLEVIPLVPASHPGRAKLSTYLTTLAAALKKTQDPDGGWWLIMNEPYPGRKGNYVESSGSAMFTFGLLRGIRDGYLKEADYLAPAKKGYELLTKKFVKKKADGTVDWLGTVEVGSLNSNGTYEYYVGVPLAVNDYKGVGPFMLASYEMETWK